The window CTTCGGAGACGCTGTCGAAGGAGGGCCTGTCGTTTCCGGGCGAGCCCTTGCGGTTCTGCGTGTATCCATTTTTCTTCGAGGAGTGGGTGTCGGATCTGCTGGCGCAGGCGCGGTCGGCGAAGTGATTTGCATGCGTGGCGGCGGTTCAGGGGACTCGTCGGCGGCTTCGCTGGCGGAACTGTCGCGGGCTGAGGCCGGTGAGGCGTTTGAAGGTTCTGGAGAGGTGGAAGGCGTCGACGAAGCCGAGTTGCCGGGCGGCGGTTTCGAGGGTGAGGTCGGTGTTCCAGAGCATTTTGCGGGCGCGTTCGACGCGCTGGCGGAGGACGTACCGGACGGGCGAGAGGCCGAAGCGTCTGGTGAAGAGGCGCGAGAAGTAGGTGGGTTCGAGGCTGACGGTTTCGGCGAGTTCGGCGAGTCGGATAGGGCGGTGGAGGTTGGCTTCGATGTACTGGAGGGCGGGTTCGAATCGTTGGACTTCGCGCATCCGCTGGAGGCGTTGTCGCGGGTCGCCGACGGCTTGGAAGGGGGCGAGGAGTTGGAGCAGCAGGCCGGTGACGTCGAGGGTGTTCTGCGGGTTGGCGTCATGGAAGGCGCGGCGGAGGCGTTGCAGGAGGGACGGGACGTTGGCTGACGGGGACGGCTGGAGGTCGTAGGGTCCGCCGAGGACCTCGAAGAGGTCCATTTCGCCCCAGACGGCGGCGGTGAAGTGGACATAGGCGATGGTGGCGCGGTCGGGGCAGTGGAGTTGGACGGGGGTGTTGGCGGGGATGACGTGGAGGCGGCCCTGTCGGAGGGTCCATCGGCGTTTGTGGTGCGTGACGGCGGCGCGGCCGGCCTGGAGCCAGTAGAGCCGCCCGTAGGGATCGGAGTGGTAGACGCCGTCGCCCCAGGTGGGCGAGACGGTGGCCACGTCGGCGACGAGGACCCGGACCCGCAGCGTATCCCAGAATTCCTGCATAGACAAGAATATACATGAACAAGGCAATCGCAGCTATGGAAAAACGGGGTCGCATGGGGAATACTGGAGGTATTGGATTATCGTAAGGCAAACCCGTACATATCGGATGGAGACCCGGACGTGAAGGTTCGTGCTCAGGATGTGGATGTAGTGCGGCGGCTTGGCGAGGAGTATGCGGCGGCGGCTTCGTTGGGCGTTCACGCGGAGCGGGCGGAGCTTTGGCGGAGGCTGAACGACCTGGCGCCGGTGCGGCCGCTGGTGTGGATCAACGAGATTCCGTGGAACGAGTTGAACGTCAACGACGAACTGACGGTCCGGTGCGAGGACGATTTCTGCCGCGGGATCGAGAGCGCGTTGCGGATGGTATTGTATCAGTGGCGTCATTTTCCGGGTGACATGATCTTGCAGCCGTTTTTCGCCTGCGGAAAGATCTGGAGTTCGACGGGGTTCGGGCTGAGCGCGAACGTCGAATATCTGGACCAGGATGAGACGACGAATATCCGGGCGATGCGTTTTACTCCGGCGATCGTCGAGGCGAAGGACGTGGAGAAGATCCAGACGCCTCGCGTGACGTACGACGCGGCGGCGACGGAGGCGAATCATCAGCGGATGTGCGAGCTGCTGGGCGATATTCTGCCGGTGCGGACGACGGGCATGCCGACCTATTGGTCGTGTCCGGCGGACAACGTGTTCATGTGGTTCGGCTTGGAGCAGGCGATGATGGACCTGGTGATGCGGCCGGAGATGGTGCACGAGGCGATGCGGCGGACGGTGGAGGGGTATCTGGCGGAGCTGGACCAGATGGAGGCGCTGGGTCTGCTGGAGTGCAACAACGGGCCGTACCGGATCGGGTCGGGCGGTTTTGGGCATACGGGCGGGCTGCCGCAGCCGGCGGGCGACGGGCGGCCGGCGCGGGCGATCGAGTCGTGGGGCTGTTCGGCGGCGCAGATCTTTTCGGACATTTCGCCGCGGATGCACTGGGAGTTTGTCCTGCAGTACGAGCAGCGGTGGCTGGCGCGGTGGGGGATGACGTACTACGGCTGTTGCGAGCCGCTGCATCGGAAGATGGAGATTCTGCGGCGGGTTCCGAATCTGCGGAAGGTCTCGTGCAGTCCGCAGGCGGACGCGGAGATGACGGCGCGGCAGATCGGTCGGGACTACGTGCTTTCGCTCAAGCCGAATCCGGCGATTTTGGCGGAGAATCGGTGGCGGCCGGATCAGGCGCGTCGGGAGTTGCGGGAGAATCTGGAGCGGACCCGCGGCTGCAACGTTGAGATTATTCTGAAGGACATTTCGACGGTCCGTCACAAGCCGGAGCGGCTTTGGGAGTGGGCGGCGATCGCGTCGGAGCTGGCGGAGGAGTTCGCGCCGTAGCGGTGTGACGGACGGTTTTTCCGTCGAAGGGGCGGCGGTTTCTTGCCTGTTGCGCGGTTCTGTGCGGGCTAACCGTGTATTCTGCAATGGTGCGCCGGTGGCGGCGGGGTTCGATCGGGAGTGATGCCGCGAAATTGCGGTTTTTTGGGGACCGGCGGGCATGGGGGACAATTCCAGTTGGCGGCATAGGATTTGCATTGGCGATTCATTTTGGAATTGTCTATTAAGGAAGGGCCATGAAGATTGCCATCAGTACACAAGGGCCGGCGCTGAGCGACGCGATGGACCCGCGGTTCGGGCGGGCGAAGTTTTTCGTTGTGGTGGACAGCGAGACCGGCGTTGGCGAGGCGTTCAATAATAGCGTGAACCTCAACGCGGCGCAGGGCGCGGGGATTCAGTCGGCGGCCCGGGTGGTGGAGCTCGGGGCGGCGGCGGTGATTACCGGTCACATGGGGCCCAAGGCATTCGCGGCGCTTCAGGCGGGCGGTGTGGCGGTTTACACGGGGGCTTCGGGCACGGCGGCTGAGGCGTTGGAGCAGTTCAAGGCCAGCAAGCTGTCGAAGGCCGACGGCGCGGACGTTGAAGGCCATTGGATGTAGTCGTTTCGTCAAGCATGCAAACCCTGTTCGGAAAGAAGAGAGAATCATGAGTCAATCGTGTTCGGCGTTTCCGCAGAATGATGAGTCGCAGCGTCAGATGGAAGAGGTGATGCTTCAGACGCGGATGGAGCGTATCGGCCGCAAGATCGTGGTCTTGTCGGGCAAGGGGGGCGTGGGCAAGAGCACGGTGGCGGCGAATCTGGCGGTGGCGTTGGCCGCGGCGGGCAAGAGGGTGGGTCTGCTCGACGTTGATTTGCACGGACCGAGCGTGCCGAAGATACTGGGATTGGAGGGCCAGCGGCTGGTGGGCGGGCCGGACGGCGAGATCGAGCCGATCCGGTTGACGGAGAACCTGAGCGTGGTGTCGGTCGGATTGTTGCTCAAGAGCGACAACGACGCGGTGATCTGGCGCGGGCCGATGAAGTACAACGTGATCCGGCAGTTCCTCAAGGACGTTTCGTGGGGCGAGCTGGATTTTCTGGTGGTGGATTCGCCGCCGGGCACGGGCGATGAGCCGCTGGCGGTGGCGCAGCTTCTGGGTCGCGACGCGTCGGCGATGATTGTGACGACGCCGCAG of the Phycisphaerae bacterium genome contains:
- a CDS encoding AraC family transcriptional regulator; translation: MQEFWDTLRVRVLVADVATVSPTWGDGVYHSDPYGRLYWLQAGRAAVTHHKRRWTLRQGRLHVIPANTPVQLHCPDRATIAYVHFTAAVWGEMDLFEVLGGPYDLQPSPSANVPSLLQRLRRAFHDANPQNTLDVTGLLLQLLAPFQAVGDPRQRLQRMREVQRFEPALQYIEANLHRPIRLAELAETVSLEPTYFSRLFTRRFGLSPVRYVLRQRVERARKMLWNTDLTLETAARQLGFVDAFHLSRTFKRLTGLSPRQFRQRSRRRVP
- a CDS encoding dinitrogenase iron-molybdenum cofactor biosynthesis protein → MKIAISTQGPALSDAMDPRFGRAKFFVVVDSETGVGEAFNNSVNLNAAQGAGIQSAARVVELGAAAVITGHMGPKAFAALQAGGVAVYTGASGTAAEALEQFKASKLSKADGADVEGHWM